A window of Gemmatimonadota bacterium contains these coding sequences:
- a CDS encoding amino acid decarboxylase has translation MSTTAPHEPGDLSPEEFERHATQLARWIAEYLRSPERYPVLSRLAPGEFRKGIPATAPAQGESLDTILADLDRIVMPGVTHWNHPAFFAYFANTASVPGILGELVIAALNQVGILWRTSPALAELEQVTTDWLRDAMGLPGDWFGMLTDTASVSTLQALAAARERDPALEIRHKGMAGRPELPRLRIYCSEHAHSSVDKAAITLGFGAENVVRLPSDGAYRMRVDALEAAIAADRAAGYRPLAVVATIGTTSTTSVDPVEAIATVCAREGMWLHVDAAYAGVLAMVPEYRHHFGGLDRADSLVVNAHKWLFTPMDCSVLWTRHPALLKRTFSLTPAYLETAEQEVALSQSDYSFQLGRRFRALKLWFVIRAFGTDGLQERLRFHCGLARTLAGWIEGEAGWEVVAPVPMSVVCFRHRPAGTTDEVALERHNASILERVNASGTVFLSHTKLGGRYVLRMAIGNIRTREAHVAEAWRLLREAAGVTA, from the coding sequence ATGTCGACGACCGCCCCCCACGAGCCCGGCGACCTCTCGCCCGAGGAGTTCGAACGCCACGCGACCCAGCTCGCCCGCTGGATCGCCGAGTACCTGCGCTCCCCTGAACGGTATCCCGTGCTCTCGCGGCTGGCACCGGGGGAGTTCCGCAAGGGAATCCCCGCCACGGCCCCCGCGCAGGGCGAGTCGCTCGACACCATCCTCGCGGATCTCGACCGGATCGTGATGCCGGGCGTCACGCACTGGAACCATCCCGCCTTCTTCGCCTACTTCGCGAACACCGCATCGGTCCCCGGGATCCTGGGCGAGCTCGTCATCGCGGCGCTCAACCAGGTGGGCATCCTCTGGCGCACCTCGCCGGCGCTGGCCGAGCTGGAGCAGGTCACCACCGACTGGCTGCGCGATGCGATGGGACTCCCCGGCGACTGGTTCGGGATGCTGACCGATACCGCCTCGGTCTCCACGTTGCAGGCGCTCGCGGCGGCGCGGGAGCGTGACCCGGCGCTCGAGATCCGCCACAAGGGGATGGCCGGCCGCCCCGAGCTGCCGCGGCTCCGCATCTATTGCTCGGAGCATGCGCACTCGAGCGTGGACAAGGCGGCGATCACGCTCGGATTCGGCGCGGAGAACGTGGTGCGGCTCCCGAGCGACGGCGCGTACCGGATGCGCGTGGACGCACTCGAGGCGGCGATCGCCGCGGACCGTGCGGCCGGGTATCGACCGCTCGCCGTGGTCGCGACGATCGGCACGACGTCCACGACGAGCGTCGACCCGGTGGAGGCGATCGCGACCGTCTGCGCGCGCGAGGGGATGTGGCTCCATGTCGATGCGGCGTACGCCGGCGTGCTCGCGATGGTCCCCGAGTACCGGCACCACTTCGGAGGACTCGACCGCGCGGACTCGCTGGTGGTGAACGCGCACAAGTGGCTCTTCACGCCGATGGATTGCTCGGTGCTCTGGACGCGGCATCCGGCGTTGCTCAAGCGGACCTTCAGTCTTACGCCGGCGTACCTGGAGACCGCGGAGCAGGAAGTGGCGCTCTCGCAGTCCGACTACTCCTTCCAGCTGGGGCGACGCTTCCGGGCGCTCAAGCTCTGGTTCGTGATCCGCGCGTTCGGGACGGACGGGCTCCAGGAGCGGCTGCGCTTCCATTGTGGTCTGGCCCGAACGCTGGCCGGCTGGATCGAGGGGGAGGCGGGGTGGGAGGTCGTGGCCCCGGTCCCGATGTCGGTCGTCTGCTTCCGGCACCGGCCGGCGGGGACGACCGACGAGGTGGCGCTGGAGCGGCACAACGCGTCGATCCTCGAGCGGGTCAACGCGAGCGGCACCGTCTTCCTCTCCCATACGAAGCTGGGGGGGCGGTACGTGCTCCGGATGGCGATCGGCAACATCCGTACGCGGGAGGCGCACGTGGCCGAGGCGTGGCGACTGCTTCGGGAGGCTGCCGGTGTCACCGCGTGA